A DNA window from Agarivorans sp. TSD2052 contains the following coding sequences:
- a CDS encoding porin: MNKTILAIAIPALFAAGATNAQEIYNDGENAFSIGGRLNLMVESANEDGERDARAEDNSSRINLNFSRELTNGFAARATMEYGLDNPNGDSSNPFFNRLGFLALDHDDYGSLSFGKQWSTYYSVAGNTDVFWVYGGTSMGIYDGATGINSDGELTGGHGVAGTGRANDALQYNGSFGGVNLSGQYQFADQSNGRKDSYSGAISYDFDFGLNVGTTYHQMNRTADAMSDVKRSSGGNSGDAKLAALAATYNQGPIYAAVTYGEFKDHVSFDGETVSEKAIGHEGVVAYTLDMGLQLYTGWNVQDDKAANSLGELKEGYVGAMYDWNNILLYTEYRNSKEKDVVGVKTDDNRLAAGVRYNF, from the coding sequence TTGAATAAGACAATTTTAGCAATCGCAATTCCAGCATTATTTGCAGCTGGTGCAACTAACGCCCAAGAAATTTACAACGACGGCGAAAACGCATTCTCAATTGGCGGACGTCTTAACCTTATGGTTGAGTCTGCGAATGAAGATGGAGAGCGTGACGCTCGTGCAGAAGACAACTCATCGCGTATTAACCTAAACTTCTCTCGTGAATTAACCAATGGCTTCGCTGCACGCGCTACCATGGAATATGGTTTAGACAACCCAAATGGCGATAGCAGTAACCCTTTCTTCAATCGTTTAGGCTTTTTAGCGTTAGATCACGATGATTATGGCTCACTATCTTTCGGTAAGCAGTGGTCTACTTACTACAGTGTTGCAGGTAATACTGATGTATTTTGGGTATACGGCGGCACATCTATGGGTATCTACGATGGCGCAACTGGCATTAACTCTGATGGTGAACTTACTGGTGGCCACGGTGTTGCTGGCACAGGCCGTGCAAACGACGCATTACAATATAATGGCAGCTTCGGTGGTGTTAACTTAAGCGGTCAATACCAATTCGCAGATCAAAGTAATGGCCGCAAAGACAGCTACTCGGGCGCTATTTCTTATGACTTTGATTTCGGCCTTAATGTTGGTACAACCTACCACCAGATGAACCGTACAGCTGACGCAATGAGTGATGTAAAACGCTCAAGTGGTGGCAATTCTGGTGATGCAAAACTAGCTGCTCTAGCTGCAACTTACAATCAAGGTCCTATTTACGCTGCAGTAACCTACGGTGAATTTAAAGACCACGTTTCTTTTGATGGCGAAACTGTTTCAGAAAAAGCTATCGGTCATGAAGGTGTAGTTGCTTATACACTAGACATGGGTCTCCAGCTTTACACTGGTTGGAACGTACAAGATGACAAAGCTGCTAATTCTTTAGGTGAACTTAAAGAAGGTTACGTTGGTGCAATGTATGATTGGAATAATATCTTACTTTATACTGAATACCGTAACAGCAAAGAAAAAGACGTTGTTGGTGTTAAAACCGACGATAACCGCCTAGCTGCGGGTGTTCGTTACAACTTCTAA